GTCCTAATCGCGAACCTCAACAGGATGGGAGTTCTGATAGCGCGCGTCACCACGAGGGACGGGGCTTACTTCGCCCGCTTTGAGAAGGCCTTCGACAGGATACTCCTCGATGCTCCGTGCTCCTCGGTCGGAATGATAAGGAAGAAGTGGCGCTTTCTGGAAGAGTGGCGCCTGAAGGGCGTCATCAAGTACATGAACATCCAGAAGAGACTCATAAGGGCGGCCTACGACGCTCTAAAGCCCGGGGGGACGCTAGTCTACTCCACCTGCACGATAGACCCGCTGGAAAACGAGGAGGTGGTTGATTATCTCCTCAGGAAGACGGATGCGAGGCTGGAAAAAATAGACCTCCCCGTTAAAACAAGCGAGCCAGTCCTCGAATGGGAAGGAAGAGAGTACTCGCCCGAGCTGAAGAAGGCTCTCCGGATTCACCCGAACGACAACGACACTGAGGCGTTCTTCATAGCGAAGATAACCAAGCCGGAGGGAGGAGAATGAGCGGGGAGAGCATGGAAACTCCGAGAAACCCGAGAGAAGAAGTTGGAAAGGCGGACGACACCGAACTCGTGAAAAAACTCCTCATCGAAAACTACGGCTACGCTCCCGATTTGGTATACGAGATACGAGGGAGATACCATAAGGTCTACGCGTGGAAGCCGTGCTCCATTGAGATTAAAGGTCCCGATAGGCAGGGAATCTACTTTGCTCGAGTAGAGAGCGACGGGATAAGGCTCAGCATAGAGGGAAGCTTCTTAGTCGGGCCAAAGGCGACGAAGAACGTGGTTGAGCTCGACGATGAGAGGGTGAGGCGCTATCTGGCCGGTGAGAGCGTTGAGATTGGGGACAGAGAACTCCACGGCTGGGTGATAATTAAATGGCGCTCCTACTTCCTCGGCTCCGCGAAGGCCAAGGGGGGGAAGCTGATAAACTACGTGCCGGGGGAGAGGAGGCTGAGGCTTGACCTGTAGTCAAAAGTGTTCCTCGAAAGGTTAAAATAAATTTAGGGCGACCTAAGGTGGGGGTGAGAGGATGGTTCCGCTGAAGAGGATTGACAAAATCCGCTGGGAGATACCAAAGTTCGACAAGAGGATGCGCGTTCCGGGGAGGGTCTACGCCGACGACGCGCTAATAGAGAAGATGCGCCAGGACAGGACGCTTGAGCAGGCGGCAAACGTTGCGATGCTCCCGGGCATTTACAAGTACTCCATCGTAATGCCGGACGGACATCAGGGTTATGGCTTCCCAATCGGTGGGGTAGCTGCCTTTGACGTAAAGGAGGGAGTAATAAGCCCTGGAGGAGTGGGCTATGACATCAACTGTGGAGTACGGCTAATCCGAACAAATTTACGTGAGCAAGAAGTAAGACCTCGCATCAAGGAGCTCGTTGACACGCTCTTCAAGAACGTGCCAAGTGGCCTTGGAAGTAAAGGTCGCGTAAGGCTCCACTGGACACAGCTGGACGATGTTTTAGCGGACGGTGCCAAGTGGGCCGTTGAGAATGGCTACGGCTGGGAGGAGGACCTTGAGCACCTCGAAGAAGGCGGAAGGATGGAAGGCGCCGATCCGGAGGCGGTAAGCCAGAAGGCGAAGCAGCGTGGAGCGCCCCAGCTCGGCTCCCTCGGTTCTGGAAACCACTTCCTCGAGGTCCAGGTCGTAGATAAGATATTCAACGAGGAGATTGCCAAAGCCTACGGCCTCTTTGAGGGGCAGGTCGTTGTTATGGTTCACACCGGCTCGCGCGGTCTCGGTCATCAGGTTGCGAGCGACTACCTCAGGGTAATGGAGAAGGCCAACAGGAAGTATGGAATTCCGTGGCCCGACCGCGAACTGGTAAGCGTCCCCTTCCAGAGCGAGGAGGGGCAGCGCTACTTCAGCGCGATGAAGGCAGCTGCAAACTTCGCCTGGGCCAACAGGCAGATGATAACCCACTGGGTCAGGGAGAGCTTCGAGGAGGTCTTCAAGAGAAAGGCCGAGGACATGGAGATGCACATAGTCTACGATGTGGCGCACAACATAGCGAAGGTCGAGGAACACGAGGTTGACGGTAAGAAGGTCAAGGTCGTCGTCCACAGGAAAGGTGCAACGAGGGCCTTCCCTGCCGGACATCCGGACGTTCCCAGGGCCTACCGCGACGTCGGCCAGCCGGTTCTGATTCCAGGTTCAATGGGTACGGCCAGCTACGTCCTGGCTGGAGCAGAGGGCTCAATGAGAGAGACCTTTGGAAGCTCCTGCCACGGCGCCGGAAGGCTCCTGAGCAGGAAAGCCGCAACGAGGCAGTACCGCGGCGATAGGCTCAGGAACGAGCTCGCCCAGAGGGGCATCTATGTCCGCGCTGCATCGCTCCGCGTGGTTGCGGAAGAGGCACCCGGAGCCTACAAGAGCGTTGACAACGTCGTCAACACCGTCCACGAGGCTGGCATAGCCAACCTCGTTGCTAGAATGCGCCCGATGGGTGTTGCCAAGGGCTGATCTCTGCTCTCCCCGTTTCTTCCCTTGCACCTCCTTCAGGAACTCAGGGAAAACTGGGGAAAAAGAAAAGACGTCAATTCAGGTCGCTCGTGAGGAAGCGGGCGTAGGCAAGGGCGAAGGGGAGAAGCAGCATTATCATGAGCGCCGCGAGGTTGTTGAAGCCGTAGGTGAAGGAATCGCTAAGCGGGATGTAGTAGTTCATGAACCTGTCGCCGCCGAAGATGTAGTGGACGAGCTGGACGTAGTGGTGTGCTGGGTTTATCGAGTGGAGCCTGGCCATCCAGGTGTTGAGCTCGTCCTCCCACATCCCGTGAGCAGTCGTTCCCCAGGGCGGCTCGGGGCCGACGAACTTCGGTGCCACTATGCCGACCACTATGCCGTAGAACACCGTGAGGAAGATCGCCAGTCCCACCGCTGCCAGCATTGAGGTTTCCGGCTTCTTGGAGAGGGTGGAAAACAGAACTCCAAGGGAGAGAAAGACCAGGGTGTAGAGGATCGTCACGAGGGTCGCAAGGAAGCCCCTCAGCAGGGAGTCGCCGTCGAGGGGTATGCCAAGTATCAGCATCACCGCGACCATGACTACATAGGATACGAGGTAGGTCACCGCTATCAACGTCCCGATCCCGAGGAACTTGCCGTTGATGACCTCGTCGCGGTAGACGGGGTGTCCGAGCAGTACCTTCGCCGTGCCGTTCTCGACCTCCCTGTTTATCGCGTCCGCCCCCAGGGCCGCTCCGAGAACCGCTCCGAGGACGGTGATTATCATCATGTTGACCGTGAATAGCATGGCGAAGGGCGTCGTGTAGACTTCGGCGTTGACGCCCCAGAGGTAGAGCTCGTTGGACTCAACGCCCGGGACGCCCATTTGTATCAGGTAATCCTTGATCGCGTAGACAGCCAGCCCAAAAATTATGAAGTAGATGGCGACGATAACTCCAAAGCGCCTGCTCTTCACCGAGGTGTAGAGTTCCTTGAGGGCGATGTTCCAGGCCGGGTTCATCTCCTGCCGACCCTCCTCATCAGCCATATCACGACGCCGAAGGCCAGTACCAGGAGGACGACCCCGATCCACGTCCCGCTGGAACCCTGCGTAACCCTGACCGTTATCACGGTTTCGGCCTTTGCTTGATCACCAGCGGCGGTTACCGTTATCGTGTACGTTCCTGCCGGGGCCGACTTGGGGACGCGGACTCTAAGCTCGACTCTGTTTGGTCCTGGGTAGGTGACGACGTTGCCGTAAGCCTCGGCCCCCACGCGGCTTATCGTTGGCGGCAAAACCTCGACGTCCCAGCCGTTAGGGGCCTGGACCGTGAACTTGACGTTGGTTACCGTACCTGTGGCGTCCACCCAGAGGTTCGTGGCTGTACTTCCCCCAGCTCTCACGGTCAATGAGGGCATTTCCGCATCCAAACGGAGGAAGGCGGGGTTTTCAACATGGATCGTCAGAGGGAGCTCCCTCTTCGAGGCACTTCCTGAAACAACGACCCTGGCGTTGAGGTCGCCGGACTCGACGTTGAAGGGCGGGAAGAGTACCAGGTAAGCGGTGGCGCTGTCTCCGCTATCCACCTTGATGCTCCCAACCGGGACGGCTCCGTTCGGGTCCTGGCTGACGACGTAGATCCACCCGTCGGGGAGGCCCTCCACCGTCACCCGGTACTCGTCGTCCCTCGAACCGAGATTCTGAATTACTATCTCTGTGCTTCCGCTGCCGCTGGGTCCGGTGGTCAGTACGTCCCGCTCGAGCTTCGCCGTGAAGTAGTACTCAGCGCGCTTCAGCTCGAGCTGGAGGGTCTTTTCCTCCCCGTCGGAGAGCTTCACTTTCTCGCTAACGGGAGAGCAACCTTCCGCCCCGGCGGTAACGGTGTATTCGCCCGGCTTCAGCTCGAGATCAACGGAGCCAGCTGGGGATGTTGTGACGTTTCTGTCCTCAACGGCAACCCATCCCCTGACCGGGTTGCCGCTCTCGTCTGTGAGGACTACGGTGAGCTTCGCTGGCTGGCCGAGGTAGGTCTTGTAGACGTAGACGTCAAGGCTGTATGCCCTTCCGTTGAGGGTGAAGCCAATCCTGTGGTCTCCCAGGGTGGCGTTCCTCGGTACCTCCACCATCAGACTGGCAGTAAAGCTCCCTTCGACCTCAAAGCTCCTCAGCCTGTACTGGCCGTTGGTCAGGTAGACCGTCCATCCCTCAGGCAGTTCGCCGGGCTCGAACTCAACCTTTCCTGTGCCGCTGAAGGACACCGGGACGCTGAGGGCAGTCCCCGCCTCTGCCTCGAGGCTCAGGTAGGGGAGGGAAACTTCTATCCCGGCGCTCTCGACCTCAAGGGTTCCGGTGAAGTTCCCCACGGCGAACCTAATCGCTCCACTGCTGATGGGCTCGATGTGGAGGATCAGGCTGACCGTTCCCCTGGGCGGGACGGATATTTCGCCGACTTCGATGCCCCCGTAGAGGAAGCTCGCGCTCCAGCCTTCTGGAAGGGAAAGCACCCTCAGCGGGAGGGTCAGCTCGGCGTCGGTGGAGCTAGCCACTGTTATGGGCAGGTCAACCGGTCCCGAGGCCTTCACCTTCCCGTAGGGGTAGAAGACCGTGTAGTCCGCGCTGATGGTTTCTGAGGCAGGGGAAGCAGCGTAGACCTTAACCTCCTTCCCGTTGTACTCGAGGGCGACGAGATCAACCACCGCGCTTCCATTGACTTCGAGCGTCCTCACGACGCCGTTCACCGAGACGTCGATGGTCCTGTTCCCCACAGCGGTTACCTCAACCGTCGTGCCGTTGAAGCTCAACTTGGCCCCTACCTTGGGCTCGAGCGAGCCGACGAACCTCGGCTTGACCGACACCACGATGAAGCCGCCATCCGGGGTGTAACTGCCCATGATTATCCTGATGTCGTCGCGCTCTATCTCGGTTCCGAAGACGAAGGGTTTAAGCTCCAGTATCCTGCTCCCGTTCCTGAGCATGAGGTACATGGAGTATGGGCTTCCTCCAGCCGACTTGACGATGGTTATGGTGTAGTCACCTACCACTACCGCATGCCCGCCGGCGAGCCTGCCCTCAAAAACCGTCACGTAGGGCTGAGCTCCCACCAGCGGGAGCAGAAGGGCAACCGACAGCAGAAACGCGAGAACCTTCTTCATTTCTCCTCCCTCCCATATATCGTCTTCAGGAAAACGTCCTCGAGGCTCGGCTCCTCTATCTCAAGGCTGAGGATGGTTATTCCCCTCGAGGAAAGGTTCTTGGAGAGCCATTCCCTTATGTCCGAGCGGGCAAATATTATGGCCCGGTTGGGGGCGACGCGCTCGAGACGGGTTATATCCTCGTGCCCGATCTCCGGCAGCGGTTCCTTCGTTTCGACCTTTATCTCGTAGCCCTCAAGCTCCATGAACTGCCGCTTTATGTCCCCGATGGGTCCAACGGCCTTGAGCTTTCCGCGGACGATTATGCCGACGCGGTCGCTGAGCTCCTCGACCTCGCTGAGAACGTGGCTGGAGAAGAAGACCGTCTTTCCCTCCGCCTTTGCTTCTCTGATCACCTCCTTGACGAGGTGGGCTCCCTCCGGATCGAGGCCGCTCGTCGGCTCGTCGAGGATTAACAGTTCCGGGTCGTTTATGAGGGTCTGGGCTATCAAAAGCCTCTGCTTCATTCCCTTGGAGAAGGTCTTGGCCTTCCGGTAGCGGACCTCCCAGAGACCCACCCTCTTGAGGAGCTCGGTTATCCTATTCTCCTTCTCCGCGTTGCTCATCCTGTAGAAGTTCGCGAAGAACTCGAGGTTCTTCCACGCTGTAAGCTCGCCGTAGACGGTCGCGTTCTCCGGGAGGTAGCCTATCCTCTCCTTTATCTTCAGGGGCTCCCTGGCCATGTCCATGCCAAGTATCTGTATCCTTCCCCCGTCGGGGATTATGATCCCGAGCATGCTCAGGATCGTGGTCGTCTTCCCGGCCCCGTTCGGCCCAAGAAACCCAAAAACCTCGCCATTCTCAACCTCGAAGGTGAGCCCGTCGACGGCCCTAAAGCGGCCGTACGACTTTGTGAGGTTTTCAACGGTTATGGCCTGAGTGGACATACTAGGCACCCCACATAATGGTAAGATTTTGCTAATTCTAAGTGTAGTCGGGGGTCAGGGTTTTAAACTTTACCCCCAATTGTCGAGAGGGATGGAAGATGGAGCTGACCCACGTCGATGAGAAGGGCGTTAAGATGGTCGAGGTAGGGCACAAGAGTGAAGTTTTCAGGAAAGCTGTGGCAAAAGGCCGTATCTACCTCCGGCCGGAAACCATCGAGCTCATAAAGGCCGGGAAGACCAAGAAGGGCAACGTCATAGCGACGGCCCAGATAGCCGGGATTCTAGCGGTGAAGAAGACCCCGGAGCTCATCCCGCTCTGCCACCCGATACCTCTTACCGGCGTCGACATAAGCTTCGAGTTCGGGGAGGACTACATCGAGGCCACCTGCGAGGTAAGGGCGACATACAAGACCGGCGTTGAGATGGAGGCATTGACCGGTGTGAGCGTCGCTCTCCTCACGATATGGGACATGGTGAAAGCGGTTGAGAAGGACAAGAACGGCCAGTATCCGGTGACGAGGATAGAGAACATCCACGTCGTCGAGAAGGTGAAAGGTTAAGCGTTGCAGTAACCGAGGATCAGGTAATCGACCGCCTTGACTATATCGTTGAGGGCGAACCCGAAGATCGTCAGCAGGAAGCTCATGAGGACGTCCTCCTTAAGCCAGCTTAAGGCGTAAACGCCTACCATACTCCAGAGGATCCACTGGGGCAACAGGAGGCTAAGCTTGGCCTTCAGCGAGAGCTCCTGAAGGAGGAGGCGCTTCAGTCCGGCCACATGCCTGACCAGATAGGTCTTAGGCCCCTTCCACTCTTTTCTGAGAACCTTTTCCTTGCCCCTGGCCAGGTAGGTTTCCTCCTTAAACTTGAGGACGTAGACGTATTTTCCGTAGGTCGAGGCTATGAAGGATTCGATCTCAAGCTCAATATCAAGCCCACTAAGGGACTTCCAGATGTGAAAACCCCTCCTCTTGAAGCCTTCCAGGAGGTCTTTGGGCTCGAACTTCTTGAGGTTGAGGACAGTGACCGTGTAGGCAGGACTTAGGAGCTTCTCAACTATCACCATACACCCACCCGCATCGTGTCGGGATTACTCTCAGAATTTATAAATCTTGCCTGCCTTTCTTTTTAGGGTAAGTTTTTTAGGCCTTCCCTCGTTCCCTAAACGATGAGGCTCAAGCTCAACCCCGAGGCGAAGACGGTATACAGGTCAATTCAAGAGGAGATCAAGAGGCGGTTAGTCCTGCCCGAGAGCGCCTCCCTTTTGGACGAGTTTGGGCCTGTCTCCGATAGGGAAGAGATACTCCGCAGACAGGCCTACTTCAGGGGAACCCTCCCCTGGATACGGCCCGAGCTGAAGGACTATCTCTCTAAGGTGAGGCATATAAAATTCAGGCGTGACTTCCTCCACGATAGAATTCTCGTCGTTGACGAGTCCGAGCTGGAGAGGGCCGAGAAGCTGGGCCTCTGCGAGGTGACCACTGAGATCGAGGATACCGAGGGATACCCCCTCGTTCTGAGCACGGCAGGTTATGGAATAGACGTCGAGCTCGTTCCCTCCCAGATAGCACCGGAACTCTACGTGATGCCCCTCTGGGAGAACCTGGAAACGCTCAAAGCCCTCGCCAAAATCGGTGAGCTGACGGGCAGGGAGAGCGTCGCTGGGGAGATTCTGAGGTCCCTCGAGG
The sequence above is drawn from the Thermococcus pacificus genome and encodes:
- a CDS encoding methyltransferase RsmF C-terminal domain-like protein — its product is METPRNPREEVGKADDTELVKKLLIENYGYAPDLVYEIRGRYHKVYAWKPCSIEIKGPDRQGIYFARVESDGIRLSIEGSFLVGPKATKNVVELDDERVRRYLAGESVEIGDRELHGWVIIKWRSYFLGSAKAKGGKLINYVPGERRLRLDL
- a CDS encoding COG1470 family protein; amino-acid sequence: MKKVLAFLLSVALLLPLVGAQPYVTVFEGRLAGGHAVVVGDYTITIVKSAGGSPYSMYLMLRNGSRILELKPFVFGTEIERDDIRIIMGSYTPDGGFIVVSVKPRFVGSLEPKVGAKLSFNGTTVEVTAVGNRTIDVSVNGVVRTLEVNGSAVVDLVALEYNGKEVKVYAASPASETISADYTVFYPYGKVKASGPVDLPITVASSTDAELTLPLRVLSLPEGWSASFLYGGIEVGEISVPPRGTVSLILHIEPISSGAIRFAVGNFTGTLEVESAGIEVSLPYLSLEAEAGTALSVPVSFSGTGKVEFEPGELPEGWTVYLTNGQYRLRSFEVEGSFTASLMVEVPRNATLGDHRIGFTLNGRAYSLDVYVYKTYLGQPAKLTVVLTDESGNPVRGWVAVEDRNVTTSPAGSVDLELKPGEYTVTAGAEGCSPVSEKVKLSDGEEKTLQLELKRAEYYFTAKLERDVLTTGPSGSGSTEIVIQNLGSRDDEYRVTVEGLPDGWIYVVSQDPNGAVPVGSIKVDSGDSATAYLVLFPPFNVESGDLNARVVVSGSASKRELPLTIHVENPAFLRLDAEMPSLTVRAGGSTATNLWVDATGTVTNVKFTVQAPNGWDVEVLPPTISRVGAEAYGNVVTYPGPNRVELRVRVPKSAPAGTYTITVTAAGDQAKAETVITVRVTQGSSGTWIGVVLLVLAFGVVIWLMRRVGRR
- a CDS encoding ABC transporter ATP-binding protein, which encodes MSTQAITVENLTKSYGRFRAVDGLTFEVENGEVFGFLGPNGAGKTTTILSMLGIIIPDGGRIQILGMDMAREPLKIKERIGYLPENATVYGELTAWKNLEFFANFYRMSNAEKENRITELLKRVGLWEVRYRKAKTFSKGMKQRLLIAQTLINDPELLILDEPTSGLDPEGAHLVKEVIREAKAEGKTVFFSSHVLSEVEELSDRVGIIVRGKLKAVGPIGDIKRQFMELEGYEIKVETKEPLPEIGHEDITRLERVAPNRAIIFARSDIREWLSKNLSSRGITILSLEIEEPSLEDVFLKTIYGREEK
- the moaC gene encoding cyclic pyranopterin monophosphate synthase MoaC, giving the protein MELTHVDEKGVKMVEVGHKSEVFRKAVAKGRIYLRPETIELIKAGKTKKGNVIATAQIAGILAVKKTPELIPLCHPIPLTGVDISFEFGEDYIEATCEVRATYKTGVEMEALTGVSVALLTIWDMVKAVEKDKNGQYPVTRIENIHVVEKVKG
- a CDS encoding ABC transporter permease; its protein translation is MADEEGRQEMNPAWNIALKELYTSVKSRRFGVIVAIYFIIFGLAVYAIKDYLIQMGVPGVESNELYLWGVNAEVYTTPFAMLFTVNMMIITVLGAVLGAALGADAINREVENGTAKVLLGHPVYRDEVINGKFLGIGTLIAVTYLVSYVVMVAVMLILGIPLDGDSLLRGFLATLVTILYTLVFLSLGVLFSTLSKKPETSMLAAVGLAIFLTVFYGIVVGIVAPKFVGPEPPWGTTAHGMWEDELNTWMARLHSINPAHHYVQLVHYIFGGDRFMNYYIPLSDSFTYGFNNLAALMIMLLLPFALAYARFLTSDLN
- a CDS encoding tRNA (cytosine(49)-C(5))-methyltransferase — protein: MSAKDRIREVNPEFYERYSKLEDTDEFWEFIVKPLRQSIRVNTLKAPLEVVVERLREEFELEPIPWVREGFFINVDNLAKVPEHGLGLIFGQEASSMIPPVVLDPKPGELVLDMAAAPGSKTGQIAQYMENEGCIIANDPKLSRANVLIANLNRMGVLIARVTTRDGAYFARFEKAFDRILLDAPCSSVGMIRKKWRFLEEWRLKGVIKYMNIQKRLIRAAYDALKPGGTLVYSTCTIDPLENEEVVDYLLRKTDARLEKIDLPVKTSEPVLEWEGREYSPELKKALRIHPNDNDTEAFFIAKITKPEGGE
- a CDS encoding RtcB family protein; this encodes MVPLKRIDKIRWEIPKFDKRMRVPGRVYADDALIEKMRQDRTLEQAANVAMLPGIYKYSIVMPDGHQGYGFPIGGVAAFDVKEGVISPGGVGYDINCGVRLIRTNLREQEVRPRIKELVDTLFKNVPSGLGSKGRVRLHWTQLDDVLADGAKWAVENGYGWEEDLEHLEEGGRMEGADPEAVSQKAKQRGAPQLGSLGSGNHFLEVQVVDKIFNEEIAKAYGLFEGQVVVMVHTGSRGLGHQVASDYLRVMEKANRKYGIPWPDRELVSVPFQSEEGQRYFSAMKAAANFAWANRQMITHWVRESFEEVFKRKAEDMEMHIVYDVAHNIAKVEEHEVDGKKVKVVVHRKGATRAFPAGHPDVPRAYRDVGQPVLIPGSMGTASYVLAGAEGSMRETFGSSCHGAGRLLSRKAATRQYRGDRLRNELAQRGIYVRAASLRVVAEEAPGAYKSVDNVVNTVHEAGIANLVARMRPMGVAKG